A window of the Carassius auratus strain Wakin unplaced genomic scaffold, ASM336829v1 scaf_tig00029804, whole genome shotgun sequence genome harbors these coding sequences:
- the LOC113079891 gene encoding uncharacterized protein LOC113079891: protein MQEEAGAGGRKLPEGELGLVLLSFLVTCTLAIIREYQTSVCPTRDRGVFGDDVVTENEGDTVTLNTDIIKKEHDKLLWYFEDTRIALINGHPNTSCLYDGEDGRFRDRLEVDYESGSLIITNITTQHTGRYEAEIIRSESSGKRQSLNRNRKCDSTKITKKNSISHDDNIKTFKVIITAALSDQVTTEEEPRMEKREFDLAVSGSGLSSAAVAGICAAVLLLLTVVAAVIHYRRRSSRNTDMEKNKYEGLPLD from the exons ATGCAAGAAGAGGCAG gtgcaggaggacgcaaacttCCTGAAGGAGAGCTTGGTTTGGTTCTGCTGTCC TTCCTGGTCACCTGCACACTGGCAATCATTAGAGAGTATCAGACATCTGTGTGTCCTACACGGGACAGGG GGGTTTTTGGTGATGACGTGGTGACAGAGAACGAGGGAGATACAGTCACATTGAACACTGATATAATCAAAAAAGAGCATGACAAGTTGCTGTGGTATTTTGAAGACACTCGCATCGCTCTGATCAATGGACATCCCAACACGAGCTGTTTATATGACGGTGaagacgggagattcagagacagactggaggTGGACTATGagtctggatctctgatcatcacaaacatcacaactcaacacactgGACGTTATGAAGCAGAGATCATCAGAAGTGAGAGTTCAGGGAAAAGACAAAGTTTAAACAGAAACCGCAAGTGTGATAGCAcaaaaatcaccaaaaaaaacagcatcagtCATGATGATAACATAAAAACTTTCAAGGTGATCATCACTG CTGCTCTGTCTGATCAAGTCACAACTGAAGAAGAGCCCCGGATGGAGAAGAGGGAGTTTGACTTGG CTGTTTCAGGTTCAGGTCtgtcttcagctgctgtagcaggAATATGTGCTGCTGTTCTTCTGCTGCTGACTGTTGTAGCTGCTGTGATTCACTATCGCCGCAGGAGCTCCAGAAATA cAGACATGGAGAAAAACAAGTATGAAGGATTGCCCTTAGATTAG
- the LOC113079901 gene encoding SLAM family member 9-like, with the protein MFYRIVLLNLCRWFLIGVFAESVSVTEGDSVTLHTDLTEIHEDDEIVWKYGAEKSLIAQINRDAEVYSTCDVPDERFRDRLKLDRQTGSLTITNITTQHTGEYQLEINGAKLSSKTFNVSVYARLSVPVISSNSTQCSSSSSSSSSQQNCSLVCSVVNVGHVTLSWYKGNSLLSSISVSDLSISLSLPLEVEYQEKNSYSCVINNPITNQTTHLDISKLCHTCSEVHISCCDTVEAVMRLVVAALVGVASAAAAVLLINDIRSARG; encoded by the exons ATGTTTTATAGGATTGTTTTGTTGAATTTGTGCCGGTGGTTTCTGATTG gtgtgtttgctgagtcagtgtcagtgacggagggagattctgtcactctacacactgatcttactgaaatacatgAAGACGACGAGATAGTGTGGAAATATGGAGCTGAAAAATCTCTGATAGCTCAAATCAACAGAGATGCTGAAGTCTACTCCACATGTGATGttcctgatgagagattcagagacagactgaagctggacagacagactggatctctgaccatcacaaacatcacaactcaacacactgGAGAATATCAACTAGAGATAAACGGAGCAAAActgtcatcaaaaacattcaatgtttctgtctatg ctcgtctgtctgttcctgtcatcagcagtaactctacacaatgttcttcatcatcttcatcatcttcatcacagcagaattgttcactggtgtgttcagtggtgaatgtgggtcatgtgactctctcctggtacaaaggaaacagtttattgtccagcatcagtgtgtctgatctcagcatcagtctctctctacctctggaggtggaatatcaggagaaaaacagctacagctgtgtgatcaacaatcccatcacaaaccagaccacacatctggacatcagcaaactctgtcacacatgttcag aggTTCACATCAGTTGTTGTGATACAGTTGAAGCTGTGATGCGATTGGTCGTcgctgctctggtgggcgtggcttctgcagctgctgctgttctTCTGATCAATGACATTAGATCTGCTAGAGGATAA